The Brassica napus cultivar Da-Ae chromosome C1, Da-Ae, whole genome shotgun sequence DNA segment ataatattttgtaaattaatttatatctaaaacaaaatttaaattcaaaaaaacatatttcacGTACacgaaattatataataaaaataggagggtctttctaaaatttaattaatgaatatatggtaaaataaaaaatgacacttttgtaaattaataattctattaattaataaaatatcatagttttaatattatcaatttatagagtttttactgtatATGCATTATTTAAGTTTTAGTGTTAGTAGATATGATAGAAATAGTAGTTCACGAATTCTACCGTTGTTCAGATTATAGCGAACATAGCAGATAATATACTCTACATCGGTAGACTAGAGGCCATTACGTAAAATCTACGTCTTATGAGCTGCAGATATATATGTAATTGGCTGAAACAACAATCTACGTGCCAATACACTAGATTGGACTTTCTGTTATCTGTagatcaaaaattaaaattttgtttttgtataacTTAGGTCAGGAATATCCTAAATCCAAAATagaccaaaaaataatttatcgcAAAGGGTCAATGAAACTGCTTTTTGTTCTATTTAGCAAatgtttcaaatttatatgacCCAACAATTATATCATATCATACGAACTACCCTTTTATATCATGCTCTTGCTAGGATCACTGATTTTCAACAACGATGTTTCGTAGCTATCAAGATTGTGATAAGCTTTTCCGTTTGTCAATATATCTGACTCTATTTTGAGAACTCTTACGATCAATAGAAAAAATGGATGTCAAATGGTAAAATATGAATAACTAAATAACAGTTGCTCTATATCGAAGGGTGTGCTTAGTCGGTGGTGTTGGCGTGTGTCAGTGCTCCCGGTGGTGGCTCGTGAAGGTTTGCGGTGTTGCATTGTAGGTGAGGGCATCTATGGCCTCCCCAAGGCGGTGCGCTCCGATCTCTCTCCCATTCGTCATTCCTCTTCTCGGTTATTTATTTCCAGCCTCGCCATTAAAGCTTGGTCGACTGGTTTTCATGGTGATTTGGTCTTGTTGATTTTTTTGTGGGTTGATCCATTGTCACCAGATTTTAGACATTATCGGCTCAAGTTAACCGTGCTCCGGTTCTCGAAGGCGGTGCTAGGCAAGGCTGTGGAGGTTAGCGTGGTCTGTATTAAGGACAGAAGTGCCACATCGGATATTAGAAGATATcattagtaatatataagatagatgaatcactccactaatcaccaattggttttaggttggaagttCATAGAGCCGTGCGAAGAAATTTTGAtagtgcaatttgacaaagaagttgacacagataagttcataacacaaatttttaatacatagactaatccctggacgactaactggacgaccttctggacgacttaattgaaggtcttctggaagactaaacactggacgactaacttgaaagTCTTCTAGAAGAAAAAActctggacgaccttctggacgacttaattgaaggtcttctggaagactaaacattggacgactaacttgaaggtcttctggaagaaaaaactctGGACGACTAATTgaacgaccttctggacgacttaattgaaggtcttctagaagactaaacactggacgactaacttgaaggtcttctggaagaaaaaaaccctggacgactaactggacgaccttctggacgacttacttgaaggtcgTCCACGTCATttcttacattgtggtttcgtatggccaatTTCCTTAcattttgagcatctataaaccctgtgttgcttccggggtttgcgtgctctcatcctggatagctccaaccaagattgccatcttgatttcttctctTTCCGGACCACGCTTTTCatccggaggaaagcatgtgcgttcctcaacttgttgtccaacacaaggatatatattccctgagtatcctgcaaacagaaaatcctttgagtacactggacatacaagtgtggagatatgcaaaccaacagatgttccagcagctatagcatgagagcaaggtattttctccactgcatagacaccacaatcacactttccatgttccaaatcaaccacacagtccattttgccacctttcacaaagaatcaccatccatcaattggttgtaccATCATCGTATCTGCTATCTCCGATCGAGCatcaagcaagtattcaacacctcgactatgttaagttgggagactcaaagcatcttctctccttttccaaaagcactttcctagcttctcccttatgaactccaacaggaactgaaccggaaatcctctagctctcttcagagcggaattaatagattcagcgatgttgcttgtctttatgttgtacatgtccccctgacaataaacccttgaccataggctgacgtcggcattctccaaatacgttgcaaggtccgggtttgcactccgtatctcagccatataccggtcaaaatctgaaaccgtatgagcataagcagcacatttcaccaagtacaagagatgttttcctttatactttttgacaatgttatcttagtggtgataataacatattcctcgggttgcccaaggaaacaccttatcacacacACTCTTAATAGCTgcgtgccggtcggagactatcaccagaggttgctcatcagatacacaactagccaattttgtgaaaaaccattcccaagaaggttcatCTCACTACAGGAAATGTGGTTAGTAATAGCGGACGAAAAGCGCTATCATTTTGGTTTAATAGCGTTTCCTTGGACGCTCTGACATCACCCGTTATAAAAAGTCCAACCCTTTTAATAGCGATTTTCCTCTGTGCTATTACTAAGTGTATAACAATAGCGCTTTTGTGTTCGTAATTGTTAGTATTTATAATAACgtttaataaatgttattagaaccaaataatttgatttttcctaGTAGCAAAGATAGCAAATGTTTCgtgttattaattagttttataattatgccaaaattaattaataataattattgaattgatttttaaataattaattcgaaaatatgaaataaaaacaatataaattattaaaattccaaaaatcaatataattattcaaatcCCATAACACAACATTATCACATTCATACAAACCATCACACAAGCATACAACATATCATCAATCTACCACTAATAAACCTTCACAATCATCCCTAACATATACACTATCATCATCCATATCATCACCcatatcatcaacttcttggacaGGTAAAGGAGCACCACCTAAATCCTCTTCTGTTTCCAACTCATGATAACCTCTAGGTGGTGCTCTCATAACAACATACCAATTTGAAGCATCATCCTCCCTAGAGTAGAAAACCTGTTTCGCTTGAGAAGGTAGAATGAATGGATCTTTCAAATAGGCTGCTTGGTTCATATGAAGGTTAACAAGAGTGAAGCCATCTTCTTCCTTCACACCATTCGCTGTGTTTGCCCAGTTGCATCTAAAGAGTGGCACTTTGAACATGTGATAGTCGATGACCAAAATCTCCTTTATCACTCCATAGTATGTAATCATATCCGCGACCTGTCTCATATCTCTTGCACTTGATCTACACATGCTAAAGGCTTCATAAGTTACTCCACTGTTTTGTGTCTTCAGCTTGACCGCATCAGTATGAAACCGTTGGCCATTGATGATGAATCCTTTATGTGCTAAAGCAACATTTCTTGGTCCAAATGCCAACCACCTTATCTCCTTAGAATGACTATCTTTTGAGTCTAAATGAATCTGCCGCAGGAAATCAGAGGATTATCATCAAGCCGAGGTACTtaaattataatcaaaacatGATAATATGTACCACGAAACCAATCATCAATCTACAAGCTAACCAgtcataaaaatactaaaaatccaGACAGTTTCATCAAGCTATAAGCTACTCAGACATCAATTCGCTAAAATATGGACATGTTCTTCAAGATACAAACCAGGCATCATGATACAAGCTAACTAGTCATCACCAAACAAGCTAACCAGTATTTACAATAATAATCAAGAAAAGAATTTGGAGTTTGTAACCTTATTTTTAAGCCATTCTGTAAAGTGTTCAGTATGGTTTTTCCATAACAAAGTTTCATTTTTAGCCAATCGAGCATCCTTAGCTTGCAACTCTTCCAAATGCATcctgattttaaattaaacaacagtatatgaaaatgaaattatgAGTAAAACAAGTAGAAGAAACATAGAGAATTACTTACTCAAGAAAGGGATCCAAAGATGCCATGTTCATTAGCACATATCGATGTGCAATGTCTCTATCTTTATCTGACAGGGTAACCTCTATACCCTTCTGCAGAGGTCGGCCTTCAACCACCATTCTATCAGCCTCAACATCTTCATTACGATTAACTGCTTCTTGAACTGGTACTGATTCTTTAAGGAACTCTAAACAAAATGCAACACATTCTCCAGCTAAATACGCCTCAGCCATACATGCTTCTGGCCTTGCATAATTCTTAACAAAAGCCTTTAGTGTTTTCATGTACCTATAACTCAGGAAATATGAATATTAGTCAAACATCATTGTGGGAAGTGGATATATTGAAGAGAGATGTTGATCAAACCTTTCGAAGGGATACATCCATCGGAAGTGAACTGGTCCTCCCAACCGTGCCTCTCTTGATAAATGTAGTGGAAGGTGAAACATGATATCAAAAAGGGCTGGAGGGAAGAAGCGCTCCAGCTGACACATTGTCTCCACAAACTCTGTCTCCATGGATATAAGTTTCTCTGGGTCAATGATGCGCTGACACAACCTGTTGAAGTAACTGCATAATCTATTTATGGCTATCCTAGGACCCCTATGTAACAACCCTCTTAATGCAGCTGGTAACAAGTTCTGTACTAAGACATGATGATCATGCGACTTTAAACTACCAATATTTGGAGGGTTAACTGAAACACTATTCGCAATATTACCACAATAACCATCAGGGCCTCTAAACTTAGCTAACCTTTGGCAGAAAATGGTCTTCTCTCTCTTCGATAACCAGTAGGCAGCAGGAGGTAAGTATGTTTTCTTTCCCCTCACCTCTGTGTGCAAGTGCTTTCTGATTCCAATATCTTCTAAGTCTTTTCTTGCTTTCAACCCATCTTTTGACTTCGCACTTTGCATCAACAGAGACAATATAGCATCGGACACATTCTTTTCTACGTGCATAACATCAATATTGTGACGAACAGGCAACTCCTAACACATTAAACAAGAAACTGTTAGACAtattgatctcttcttccaGTAATCAGATAATATAGGTCAGTTACTATAGTTTACCTTCCAGTAAGGTAGATCAAAGAAtattgatctcttcttccaCCGCCATAGTTCATTTGATTCTTCACACTCTTCTTCTTGTAACCTCtcatcatcttccaactctagtcttttccttttttttccttctctagAGGTCTACCAAAATCATTCGTAAAAGCTTGTAGTGTCTCATATATCTCAGCGCCTGTTTGTATCCTATTAGCATTCCCTTCCTCCACAGTGTTGTCAAACCAAGCTTTTTTATATCTGTAACGATGGCCAGGCGGTAGTCTCCTTCTGTTACTCATGTAGACAAACTTGCGGCTAAACTTAAGCCACCTTGCAGGTGTATCCTTTCCACATACATTGCAGGCTTGTTTCCCCTTTACTTTACATCCAGACAGTGTTCCTAAGGCTGGATAGTCACTGATACTCCAAAGCAGCAAGGCTCTGAGATTAAAGTTCTCCTTCGCAAATGAGTCATACACTTCAATACCCTCAGCCCACAAATCCTTTAGATCGTCTATCAGTGGTGCTAGGTAAACATCAATGTTGTTACCAGGAGCAGTAGGACCAGGGATCAACAAAGTCAGCATTATATTCTCAGCCTTCATACACATGGTTGGAGGCGTGTTATAGTTCACTAACAACACTGGCCATGTGCTGTGATTGGTGCTTTGCATGGAGAAAGGGTTCATCCCATCTGTAGAAATCCCAAGTCGAAGATTCCGTGGATCAGCAGCAAAGTCTGGCCATTTAGCATTCACTTGTGCCCAAGAGATAGAATCAACAGGGTGCCGCATTGTACCATCTTCAGTGGCATTGGTATAGTGCCAACGCAGATCTTCAGCCATCCTTTGTGATCTAAACATCCTCCTAAACCTGTCCTTGATTGGAAAATATCTAAGGACCTTTGCCGGAATCCCCACCTTTAACTCATTACTGTGCTTATCCATTTCCCATCTTGAAACTTTGCATCTTGGACAGCTTTCTAGGTTCTCATACTCCTTCCTATACAATATGCAATCATTCTTGCAAGCATGAATACTGTCGTAGCCGAACCCAAAGATCTTCAGAAATTTTTTGATTGCAGCTAAACTCTTGGGAAGAACATTGTCTTCAGGTAGCAAATCCTCAAGTAAAACCAACAGCTGATCAAAGTAGTTCTCCGACACACCACTTTTAACCTTGAATCTGTAAAGTCCCATGATAGCTGAAACCTTTGTGTGCTTGAGACAATCCGAGTATAATGGCGTTTGAGCGTCTCTGAGCTTTTTCTTAAACTCAATTTCCTCTGGTGCTTCATCGTCTTCGTTGTCAGTTGTCGGGTTTGGACCACCTTCGTCCATGGAGAATATTGTCTTAAACAAATCAAACGCCTCTgtttcatattgaagaacactGTCTTCTGCAGAATCTCTTTTTTCTCCATGAATACTCCAACGAGAACTCTTATACTTCTTATCCATACCCCTAATCACCAAATGCTCCACAATTTTATCCAGTGACTGATGGCTCAGATTGCGGCAGTCTCTACAAGGGCATAGCATTTCAGACAGACTTCCCAATCTTTTTGCGGACGAATTCACAAAATTAGTTGCTCCTTCTGAATACTCGTGGCTATTCCTACAAGAATCAGACAAAAGAAGTTAGCTTTATTTCAATCGGCGAGTAGAAATGAGATCGAGGGATTTTAGGTTATACCTTGGAAGCCAAATCCACGACTTATCCATTTGCTTACTTTCAATCGGCGAATACAGGAACAGCTGGTTTGATTTTAGCTCGAGAGATACATGTGCTTTCTTTAGGGTTTTTTTGATTTTAGATCGCGAGACAGAAAGGAGTTTCGACAGAAAGAGAGATGTTGTGTTCTGAAATTTTCCGAGTGCAAACAGAGACAGAAAAAAATGAACGGTTGTGATCAAAGATTTGGAGAGAAATCGGACGGTCTATGATTAATCCGAGTGCAATCTTAGTAGTTGCTCCTCATTggctcaaaaaataaaaagaatggcTAAGATTGAAGTTGGGAAGACACATCCATCGGCATATGGTTTGCCACGTCTGCAATCTTGGAGGTTACTCCTTATTGGCTCAAGGTATTAATTTCGTTTGAAATCtggaaattaatatataaatatgattttgaagcaaaaaaaaattaaattaaatcttaaaaatcaaatattcagttttccaattttacaaaaaaaaaattgtatgaatataaattttttatgtgAGCTTTTATAAGATTGATCAATCTAGCTCATATGTTCATAAACACTACTACTTATTTGTATGTACAAAGgctttagggtatagagtttgaaCAAATgagtgtttataaaatttataactaatcAGTTTTGTGAAATTAAGATTACAATATCCTTTTAAGAATGAACAAAATTGTGAAATCAAGTACAATTAGGGTATAGGGTATAGGTTTgtactttagggtttagggatttcactttagggtataggattttaatttttggtcttCCCATCTgtggatttaatttttaaagcttATGGTTTAATGTAAAATTATGCACTTAAGGGTATAGGGGTTAACAAGCTAAACATTTTCACACATAACCTTATATCATAATATaacacataatttttgttttttgtctgCTAACTGTTACATAATAGCATACATGATTTCAACCGAGTAAAAAAGTACCTAAACATTCGATCACACACTAGAAATACATAGCCGATGAGAACCAACTTGAAAAATGTTTCAGACGACAATTTTAGACAAACTTG contains these protein-coding regions:
- the LOC125580205 gene encoding uncharacterized protein LOC125580205; the protein is MHLEELQAKDARLAKNETLLWKNHTEHFTEWLKNKIHLDSKDSHSKEIRWLAFGPRNVALAHKGFIINGQRFHTDAVKLKTQNSGVTYEAFSMCRSSARDMRQVADMITYYGVIKEILVIDYHMFKVPLFRCNWANTANGVKEEDGFTLVNLHMNQAAYLKDPFILPSQAKQVFYSREDDASNWYVVMRAPPRGYHELETEEDLGGAPLPVQEVDDMGDDMDDDSVYVRDDCEGLLVVD
- the LOC125579983 gene encoding uncharacterized protein LOC125579983, translating into MDKSWIWLPRNSHEYSEGATNFVNSSAKRLGSLSEMLCPCRDCRNLSHQSLDKIVEHLVIRGMDKKYKSSRWSIHGEKRDSAEDSVLQYETEAFDLFKTIFSMDEGGPNPTTDNEDDEAPEEIEFKKKLRDAQTPLYSDCLKHTKVSAIMGLYRFKVKSGVSENYFDQLLVLLEDLLPEDNVLPKSLAAIKKFLKIFGFGYDSIHACKNDCILYRKEYENLESCPRCKVSRWEMDKHSNELKVGIPAKVLRYFPIKDRFRRMFRSQRMAEDLRWHYTNATEDGTMRHPVDSISWAQVNAKWPDFAADPRNLRLGISTDGMNPFSMQSTNHSTWPVLLVNYNTPPTMCMKAENIMLTLLIPGPTAPGNNIDVYLAPLIDDLKDLWAEGIEVYDSFAKENFNLRALLLWSISDYPALGTLSGCKVKGKQACNVCGKDTPARWLKFSRKFVYMSNRRRLPPGHRYRYKKAWFDNTTSREGKKRKRLELEDDERLQEEECEESNELWRWKKRSIFFDLPYWKELPVRHNIDVMHVEKNVSDAILSLLMQSAKSKDGLKARKDLEDIGIRKHLHTEVRGKKTYLPPAAYWLSKREKTIFCQRLAKFRGPDGYCGNIANSVSVNPPNIGSLKSHDHHVLVQNLLPAALRGLLHRGPRIAINRLCSYFNRLCQRIIDPEKLISMETEFVETMCQLERFFPPALFDIMFHLPLHLSREARLGGPVHFRWMYPFERYMKTLKAFVKNYARPEACMAEAYLAGECVAFCLEFLKESVPVQEAVNRNEDVEADRMVVEGRPLQKGIEVTLSDKDRDIAHRYVLMNMASLDPFLE